A genomic stretch from Eubacterium sulci ATCC 35585 includes:
- a CDS encoding membrane protein, producing MNKIEKRDIQRISVDILFDIIGGIFIALGAYNFAAASHFPLVGFTGIALIFNHMFGLPIGAVTIALNIPVALLCYKILGKRYFFNSIKSLIITSAIIDYIAPRFPIYSGDTMLAAICTGVFSGIGYALIYMRNSSTGGADFIILSIKAKKPYMTIGKISFIMDCLIVMLGVAVVSRSINGLIYGIIISYIISVVIDKFLFGLTSGKMALIVTDKPSEVAEKIDAVIDRGATFLKAKGSYSEEDKSVVMCACGNKQAFQLSEILKETDPKAFMIIVESHEVFGEGFRVK from the coding sequence ATGAATAAGATAGAAAAAAGAGATATACAAAGGATATCTGTCGACATTCTCTTCGATATCATAGGTGGTATCTTTATAGCCTTAGGTGCATATAATTTTGCTGCTGCGTCACATTTCCCGCTCGTTGGATTTACAGGTATAGCTTTGATATTTAACCACATGTTTGGACTTCCAATAGGTGCGGTGACCATTGCGCTTAACATCCCGGTTGCCTTGCTTTGCTACAAGATACTTGGCAAAAGATATTTCTTTAATTCAATCAAGTCTCTGATTATAACATCAGCGATAATTGACTATATTGCACCTAGATTTCCAATCTATTCAGGGGATACAATGCTAGCTGCAATATGCACTGGAGTGTTCTCGGGAATCGGATACGCTTTGATTTATATGAGAAACTCATCAACTGGTGGTGCGGACTTCATAATACTTAGCATCAAAGCAAAGAAACCGTACATGACTATAGGTAAGATTTCATTTATAATGGACTGCTTGATTGTAATGCTCGGCGTAGCTGTCGTATCAAGAAGCATAAACGGTCTGATTTACGGAATCATAATAAGCTATATAATATCTGTAGTAATCGACAAGTTCCTATTTGGTCTGACATCAGGAAAGATGGCTTTGATAGTCACCGATAAGCCTAGCGAGGTTGCGGAGAAAATAGATGCAGTAATAGATAGAGGTGCGACCTTCCTCAAAGCGAAGGGAAGCTATTCTGAGGAAGATAAGTCGGTGGTTATGTGTGCTTGCGGAAACAAGCAGGCATTTCAGCTAAGTGAAATCCTTAAGGAGACTGACCCTAAGGCATTTATGATTATAGTAGAATCACATGAGGTGTTTGGAGAAGGCTTTAGAGTAAAATAG
- the rpmG gene encoding 50S ribosomal protein L33 (in Escherichia coli BM108, a mutation that results in lack of L33 synthesis had no effect on ribosome synthesis or function; there are paralogous genes in several bacterial genomes, and a CXXC motif for zinc binding and an upstream regulation region of the paralog lacking this motif that are regulated by zinc similar to other ribosomal proteins like L31; the proteins in this group have the CXXC motif) codes for MRVKVTLACTECKQRNYNTMKNKKNDPDRIELKKYCKFCKKETLHKETK; via the coding sequence ATGAGGGTTAAGGTTACACTTGCGTGTACAGAGTGCAAGCAGAGAAACTACAATACCATGAAGAACAAGAAAAACGATCCTGATAGAATCGAACTTAAGAAGTATTGTAAGTTCTGCAAGAAGGAAACACTACACAAGGAAACGAAGTAA